The following are encoded together in the Cicer arietinum cultivar CDC Frontier isolate Library 1 chromosome 2, Cicar.CDCFrontier_v2.0, whole genome shotgun sequence genome:
- the LOC101501021 gene encoding amino acid transporter AVT6C-like, whose amino-acid sequence MSPVTGANVPLLPGSKVYSKPATISGAVFNVATTIIGAGIMSLSATLKVLGVIPAFVLILVVALLAEISVEFLMRFTHSGETTTYSGVMREAFGPLGAVITQICVVITNLGCLIMYLIIVADVLSGNEQGGEVHLGILRQWFGIHWWNSREFAMLFTLIFILLPLVLYRRVESLKFSSAVSTLLAVVFVAICFVLAIIALAEGKTETPRLVPRLDHQTSFFDLFTAVPVIVTAYTFHFNVHPIGFELGKPSDITKAVRIALILCALIYFSIGLFGYLLFGDSTQSDILINFDHNAGSSFGSLLNTLVRLSYSFHVMLAFPIIHFSLRTSIDELLFAKKPLLVTDNKRFVGITLVLLVFSYTAATAIPDIWCIFQFMGSTTAVSLAFVLPGSIVLRDIHGISTRRDKIIALTMIIVAVVTSVIAISNNIYKLFRISS is encoded by the exons ATGTCGCCTGTAACCGGAGCAAACGTACCTCTCTTGCCGGGGTCCAAAGTTTATTCTAAGCCAGCAACCATCTCCGGCGCCGTGTTTAATGTTGCCACGACCATAATTGGCGCCGGAATTATGTCTCTTTCGGCGACTTTGAAGGTTCTCGGTGTGATTCCGGCGTTCGTTTTGATTTTGGTGGTTGCTTTACTGGCCGAAATATCGGTTGAATTTTTAATGAGGTTTACGCATTCCGGCGAAACGACGACGTATTCTGGTGTCATGAGAGAAGCGTTTGGACCCTTGGGAGCTGTAATTACTCAAATTTGCGTTGTGATTACTAACCTTGGGTGTTTAATTATGTACTTAATTATTGTTG CGGATGTACTTTCTGGAAATGAACAAGGAGGAGAAGTACATTTGGGTATTTTGCGACAATGGTTTGGTATTCATTGGTGGAATTCAAGGGAATTTGCTATGCTCTTCACTTTAATCTTCATTTTGCTTCCATTGGTTTTGTATCGTCGTGT agAGTCGTTGAAATTTAGTTCTGCAGTATCAACACTTCTTGCTGTGGTATTTGTTGCAATATGTTTTGTGTTGGCAATTATTGCACTTGCTGAAGGAAAAACAGAAACACCAAGATTGGTTCCTCGTTTGGACCATCAAACATCTTTCTTTGATCTTTTCACTGCAGTTCCTGTCATTGTCACAGCCTACACTTTTCATTTTAAtg TTCATCCAATTGGGTTTGAGCTTGGAAAACCATCAGACATTACAAAAGCAGTTAGAATAGCACTGATCTTATGTGCTCTCATATACTTTTCAATAGGTCTATTTGGTTACCTTTTATTTGGTGATTCAACTCAATCAGACATACTCATAAATTTTGACCACAATGCTGGTTCATCATTTGGTTCTTTGCTTAATACTTTGGTCCGTTTAAGCTATTCTTTTCATGTTATGTTGGCATTCCCGATTATCCATTTTTCTTTGAGAACCAGCATTGATGAATTATTGTTCGCTAAGAAGCCTTTGTTAGTAACAGATAATAAGAGATTTGTGGGAATCACTTTGGTGCTGTTGGTCTTTAGTTACACTGCTGCTACAGCAATTCCAGATATTTGGTGCATTTTTCAGTTTATGGGATCAACTACTGCTGTGTCTCTTGCCTTTGTCCTCCCAGGTTCTATTGTTCTAAG GGATATTCATGGTATATCAACGAGAAGGGACAAAATTATAGCACTTACTATGATTATAGTAGCTGTAGTTACAAGTGTGATTGCTATCTCCAACAATATTTATAAGCTTTTTAGAATCAGCTCATAA